The DNA sequence ATTGTTCGGCAAGTTGTCGAACTTCAGATGCGACAACCGCAAATCCTTTCCCATGCTCTCCTGCTCTAGCTGCTTCAATCGCAGCATTTAAAGCAAGTAAATTGGTTTGATTGGCGATGTCAGTGATTACGGTTATAATTCCACCAATTTCTGATGAACGTCTATTCAGCTTTTGAATCGAATCTGTAGCAAATTCAATCGTTTCCGTCACTTTATCCAAGTGCTGAATCGCATCATTTATCGCAATATTTCCTTCTTCTGCTTCGGTAGAGGACATTTGCGCTCGTTGAAGTGTTCGTAACGCCACCTCGTCCCCTTCCGTCACTTTAGAAATGGCTATATCTACTTTTGTTAAAATAACACCGGCTTCATTTGATTGTTTTTCAGAAGCACCGGCTAAATCATTTGTTGTTTTCGCAATTTGTGCACTCATATCTCCGGTAACATCTGCACTTGCTGCTAACTCTTCAGCAGTAGCAGCGGTTTGTTCTGCTGTAGACATCACTTCGGCAATGAGGCCTTTTAAATTGTTCGTCATTTGGTTAATCGATTGAGATAGTTGACCGATTTCATCCTTGCTACGAACTGTGATTTCTCCAACCTTAAGATTCCCATCTGCAATCTCTCGTGCTATATTCGTTATTTCTTCTAGCGGCTTCACACCACGTTTAATCATGAAGAACACGAGTAAGGCAATAATGATTAAGGCAGAAGCACCAAATAGAATAACCGTAGTTTGAAATTCAGAAATCATGTCATAATAAGGAGCGGCTGATTGTCCAATAAATAACATACCAATCGTTTCTCCAGCGGCATTGGTAATAGGTTCATAAATAGTAACTAATCGTTGGCCGACAACTTCTGCTTCACCGGTAAAGACTTGGCCACCTTCAAGTGTATGCTTGGCTACTTGTTCAGATACTTGAGTTCCTACTGCTCTTTCTCCCGTTTCTAACAAAACACTCGTAGTTACTCGTGTATCCCCTTGAAAAATAGTAATCGCATTATTGGTTAATCTTGAAAGCTCATCAACAATGGCAAAATTATCGTTCATTTCTGTTGTTCCTTTGTATAGCTTTCCATGTTGGACAGACCACTCACCAGGCATTTTATAGTCAATCAATCCTTTTGATACACTTAATCCGTCTTGTAAACTATTATTTGCAACTATAAAAATATCTTTCTTTACGATTGAAATAGAATATCCACTGATAATTGAAGCCATTAAAGAAAAAAGAATCACAAACAATAAGGTCAGTTTTCCTTTTACACCTATTTTCATCTAGTTGTTCCCCTCTCCATGAATAAATTGCATCGCTTGCTCCATTGTTTCGAAAATAGAAAAGATTTGCTCAAACTTAGCAATGCTAAACAATTCTCGTAAAAATGAATCTGGAACAACTAGACAAATTGGTTGTGTACCATCGGTTTTCTTTAAGAAAGATAAGAGTGCTCCCATACCCGTACTATCAAT is a window from the Bacillus alkalicellulosilyticus genome containing:
- a CDS encoding methyl-accepting chemotaxis protein, with translation MKIGVKGKLTLLFVILFSLMASIISGYSISIVKKDIFIVANNSLQDGLSVSKGLIDYKMPGEWSVQHGKLYKGTTEMNDNFAIVDELSRLTNNAITIFQGDTRVTTSVLLETGERAVGTQVSEQVAKHTLEGGQVFTGEAEVVGQRLVTIYEPITNAAGETIGMLFIGQSAAPYYDMISEFQTTVILFGASALIIIALLVFFMIKRGVKPLEEITNIAREIADGNLKVGEITVRSKDEIGQLSQSINQMTNNLKGLIAEVMSTAEQTAATAEELAASADVTGDMSAQIAKTTNDLAGASEKQSNEAGVILTKVDIAISKVTEGDEVALRTLQRAQMSSTEAEEGNIAINDAIQHLDKVTETIEFATDSIQKLNRRSSEIGGIITVITDIANQTNLLALNAAIEAARAGEHGKGFAVVASEVRQLAEQSNNAANQITSLIGDIQSETTVTVNTMETNLESINQQVNMIQKGGDSLYKIVGNVKETEEGVEVIKQILSEIRNNASDVMSSVKQISETIEIAVAATEEAAASSEEQSATVQEVAGSANELAKIAEKLQNELKIFKL
- a CDS encoding STAS domain-containing protein, producing MSINHEMVQQKQIADVQVFTIQGILKYENSKDLKDSILGFYNQEANGFIFDLSTVTAIDSTGMGALLSFLKKTDGTQPICLVVPDSFLRELFSIAKFEQIFSIFETMEQAMQFIHGEGNN